A genomic window from Bdellovibrio sp. SKB1291214 includes:
- a CDS encoding 16S rRNA (guanine(527)-N(7))-methyltransferase RsmG: MAHKNKTNYSPYKARQEARAQAIGAKFAAAAPAEQKGRHKKPESIFELNEANDRLADIFRNHDFDLVNHQQRMQLAHFYRLLMLNQEKENFTRLLKLKDIAIKHFIDSIIIMKHTKLMFPLLDVGTGPGFPGIPLKIMYPQEQILLGEGVQRRVEFLKHVRSEMKLQNLDILGRNINKHCVYPINGAITRAVEDIGNTLGNVMSGLNIGGRVYFMKGPGVDPEIKMAQEKWSEFYKLVEDTAYSLPHTPHDRRMVVYEKIKHAPLPEEDEGEELLFDELSNEEKRRWAVYK, encoded by the coding sequence ATGGCACATAAGAACAAAACAAATTACAGTCCCTATAAAGCCCGTCAAGAAGCCCGCGCCCAAGCGATCGGTGCGAAGTTTGCCGCTGCTGCCCCTGCTGAGCAAAAGGGACGACATAAAAAGCCTGAATCGATTTTCGAGTTGAATGAAGCCAACGATCGCTTGGCAGATATTTTCCGCAACCATGATTTTGATTTAGTAAATCACCAACAACGTATGCAGCTGGCGCACTTTTATCGCCTGCTGATGTTGAATCAAGAAAAAGAAAACTTCACGCGTCTTTTAAAATTGAAAGACATCGCCATTAAGCACTTTATTGATTCGATCATTATCATGAAACACACGAAGCTGATGTTTCCTTTATTGGACGTCGGCACGGGACCAGGCTTCCCGGGTATTCCGCTTAAAATCATGTACCCGCAGGAACAAATTCTTTTGGGCGAAGGCGTGCAACGTCGGGTGGAGTTTTTAAAACACGTGCGCTCGGAAATGAAATTGCAAAACTTGGATATTCTAGGTCGCAATATCAATAAACACTGTGTGTACCCAATCAATGGTGCAATCACTCGTGCCGTTGAAGACATTGGCAATACCTTAGGAAACGTGATGAGCGGCCTTAACATTGGTGGCCGTGTGTATTTCATGAAAGGCCCTGGTGTAGATCCTGAAATCAAAATGGCTCAGGAAAAATGGTCTGAATTCTATAAGCTGGTTGAAGACACGGCCTATTCCTTGCCTCACACTCCCCATGACCGCCGCATGGTGGTTTATGAAAAAATCAAACACGCTCCCTTGCCCGAGGAAGACGAAGGCGAAGAGTTGCTATTTGATGAACTATCGAATGAAGAAAAAAGACGCTGGGCGGTTTACAAATGA
- a CDS encoding TrmH family RNA methyltransferase: MIEISSKTNDHFRRWIELASSRGIKKHGEFILMGEKLIQEFLENPNYKIKGEIVHEDLKSLTLTHPVSKNQRIPIYKLPKAMFNEVDVVGTHYNLLVLEPKPIETLDSTAKAVGLEVIAPLGDPSNLGALVRSALAFKVSKIILTEESSSPYHPKAIKASAGALLKLPLLKTGKFLDFIQTNNDVYALDMKGENVAKFNWPKNLRLVIGEEGPGFSGIKGLNRLSVPTDGVESLNATVAASIALFSYAQKHS, from the coding sequence ATGATCGAGATCTCCTCTAAAACCAATGATCACTTCCGTCGCTGGATCGAACTTGCTTCCTCGCGGGGGATCAAAAAGCACGGTGAATTCATTTTGATGGGCGAAAAGCTTATTCAAGAGTTCTTGGAAAATCCCAACTACAAAATCAAGGGCGAGATTGTTCACGAGGATTTGAAATCCCTGACCTTGACTCACCCCGTATCAAAGAACCAACGCATTCCTATCTATAAACTTCCTAAAGCGATGTTTAACGAAGTGGACGTTGTGGGTACTCACTACAACCTTTTAGTGCTAGAACCGAAACCGATTGAAACGTTGGACTCCACTGCCAAAGCAGTGGGTTTAGAAGTGATTGCTCCGCTAGGAGATCCCTCCAATCTGGGGGCTTTGGTTCGCTCTGCCTTGGCTTTTAAAGTCAGCAAAATAATTCTGACAGAGGAAAGCTCATCCCCTTATCATCCCAAGGCCATCAAAGCTTCTGCCGGCGCCTTGCTCAAGTTACCATTGCTGAAAACGGGAAAGTTTTTAGATTTTATTCAGACCAACAATGATGTCTATGCCTTGGATATGAAGGGCGAAAATGTCGCAAAGTTTAACTGGCCAAAAAATCTTCGTCTTGTGATCGGCGAAGAAGGCCCTGGTTTTAGCGGCATCAAAGGTCTAAACCGTCTTTCCGTTCCGACGGATGGAGTTGAATCTTTGAATGCCACTGTGGCAGCGTCTATTGCGTTATTTAGTTACGCACAAAAGCACTCATAA